One genomic window of Pseudomonas chlororaphis subsp. piscium includes the following:
- a CDS encoding tyrosine-type recombinase/integrase encodes MASSNRDAAHAYDHIPTGERPAFHEIRALGAWLYEQQKFPQEYIQALMGHADEKMTKHYQEGHTEKEIVYLEVGADLAF; translated from the coding sequence GTGGCCAGCAGTAACAGGGATGCTGCGCATGCGTATGACCACATTCCCACTGGTGAGCGCCCTGCTTTTCATGAGATTCGCGCCTTGGGCGCATGGCTGTACGAACAGCAGAAATTCCCACAGGAATATATTCAAGCCCTGATGGGGCATGCCGACGAGAAGATGACGAAACACTATCAGGAGGGGCACACCGAAAAAGAGATCGTGTACCTGGAGGTGGGTGCCGATTTGGCCTTTTGA